A stretch of the Nakaseomyces glabratus chromosome L, complete sequence genome encodes the following:
- the GLT1 gene encoding glutamate synthase (NADH) (CAGL0L01089g~Ortholog(s) have glutamate synthase (NADH) activity, role in L-glutamate biosynthetic process, ammonia assimilation cycle and cytosol, mitochondrion localization), translating into MLSSDPYDPMEDAYETSGNIPDYAHDELYHNSENKSWGQVVPGKVGLYDPDYEHDACGVGFVANVNGLQSHKIVSDARSLLCNMTHRGAVSSDGNGDGAGILVGIPHGFIKREFKLDLGIEVPERGQYAVGNVFFKKDDSDDETLSEKSKAEIRVMQQKFEDTARNFNLNVVGWRNVPHDSSILGDVALSREPVILQTLVVPLDSNELVEFNETVFKTNLYLFRKFITKQFKPEDCFYVCSLSNSTIVYKGQLTPNQVYNYYHDLTNAHFESHMALVHSRFSTNTFPSWDRAQPLRWVAHNGEINTLRGNKNWMRSREGVMVSETFKDKLDSLYPIIEEGGSDSAALDNVLELLTINGTLSLPEAIMMMVPEAYHSDMDSDLKAWYDWAACLMEPWDGPALLTFTDGRYCGAILDRNGLRPCRYYVTSDDRVICASEVGVIPIDNSLVLQKGKLKPGDVFLVDTQQGQIVDTKKLKSDFSKREDFKSWLSKVIKLEDLLQKTENCEPEDFVLNAPSLKVQSDPRLLAHGYTFEQFSMLLTPMALTGKEALGSMGNDAPLACLNQDPVLLYEYFRQLFAQVTNPPIDPIREANVMSLDCYVGPQGNLLEMHPSQCERLLLKSPILKWNEFKAIQNIEKVNPSWSVANIDITFEKSEGIEGYINAVERITKDASIAIEEGKKILIISDRRMGEHRVALSSLLAVSSIHHHLIRNKQRTEVALILETGEAREIHHFCVLLGYGCDGIFPYLAMETLIRMNREGLVRNVNNDDHDLTDQELVENYKHAIDSGILKVMSKMGISTLASYKGAQIFEALGIDSSVIDLCFTGTSSRIKGVTFEYIAQDAFSFHEKGYPSRMTITRSVNLPETGEYHWRDGGYKHVNDPTAIAALQDSVRHKNDDAWSLYVKKEMEAIKDCTLRGLLELDFENSTPIPIEQVEPWTEIARRFASGAMSYGSISMEAHSTLAIAMNRLGAKSNCGEGGEDAERSLVHPNGDTMRSAIKQVASARFGVTSHYLSDADEIQIKIAQGAKPGEGGELPAHKVSKSIAKTRHSTPNVGLISPPPHHDIYSIEDLKQLVYDLKCANPRAGVSVKLVSEVGVGIVASGVAKAKADHILISGHDGGTGASRWTSIKYAGLPWELGLAETHQTLVLNDLRRNVVVQTDGQLRTGFDIAVAVLLGAESFTLATIPLIVMGCVMLRRCHTNTCAVGIATQDPYLRSKFKGQPEHVINFFYYLIQDLRQIMARLGFRTIDEMVGHSEKLRRRADANPKVINIDLTPILTPAHTIRPGVATRFTKKQDHKLHTRLDNKLIDEAEVTLDKGLPVNIDANIVNTDRALGSTLSYRVSKRFGENGLPRDTIVANINGSAGQSFGAFLASGITFILDGDANDYVGKGLSGGIIVVRPPKNSKFKSDENVIVGNTCFYGATSGTAFIAGSAGERFAVRNSGATIVVERVKGNNAFEYMTGGRALVLSQLESINAFSGATGGIAYCLTSDYDAFLSKINKETIELEHLEDPVEIAYVKNLIQEHYNFTKSELASNILGNFNHYLKKFVKVIPSDYKKVLLKEAEEKAKEKENATAEYLKKLGSPAEPGLDATNGEVAKMQAAKRQAISRAVISNKSTLHEPKVLDLEEAVPDAKQMEKNAEKVVKMNGFMKYNVRHEGHRDPATRTKDWKEFTKPVSKRDAKYQTARCMDCGTPFCQSDTGCPLSNIIPKFNELVFKNQWKLALDKLLETNNFPEFTGRVCPAPCEGACTLGIIEDPVGIKSIERIIIDNGFKEGWIIPTPPSTRTGRRVAIIGSGPAGMACADMLNRAGHSVTVFERADRCGGLLMYGIPNMKLDKSIVQRRLDLLSAEGIEFVTNTEIGKDITVDELKSNYDSVVYAIGSTIPRDLPIKGRELKNIDYAMNLLTENTKALLSNDLETIRKQIEGKRVLVIGGGDTGNDCLGTSVRHGAKSVVNFELLPQPPNERAKDNPWPQWPRIMRVDYGHAEVKEHYGRDPREYCILSKEFIGDEEGNVTGIKTARVEWKKSQSGVWQMVEVPNSEELYEADIVLLSMGFVGPELLNNDTNIKKTRRGTIETLSHSSYNIDGGKMFAAGDCRRGQSLIVWAIQEGRKCAAAVDEFLMGDTYLPGSGGIVKRDYRLLEELAATV; encoded by the coding sequence ATGCTGTCGTCTGACCCATACGATCCTATGGAGGATGCGTATGAGACCAGTGGCAACATTCCGGACTACGCTCACGATGAGCTATATCATAATAGTGAAAACAAGTCCTGGGGTCAAGTGGTACCTGGTAAAGTAGGACTGTATGACCCAGACTACGAACACGATGCCTGTGGTGTCGGTTTTGTTGCAAATGTCAACGGCTTGCAATCGCATAAGATTGTCTCTGATGCAAGATCGCTATTATGCAACATGACTCATCGTGGTGCTGTTTCTTCTGATGGTAATGGTGATGGTGCGGGTATTCTGGTCGGTATTCCACATGGCTTCATCAAAAGAGAATTCAAGTTAGATCTAGGCATCGAAGTACCTGAACGTGGTCAGTATGCTGTTGGTAAcgttttcttcaaaaaggATGACTCCGATGACGAAACGTTGAGTGAGAAAAGCAAAGCTGAAATTAGAGTAATGCAACAAAAATTCGAAGACACCGCACGTAACTTCAACTTAAATGTGGTGGGATGGAGAAATGTTCCCCATGACTCTTCTATTCTTGGAGATGTAGCATTATCCCGTGAACCTGTCATATTGCAAACATTGGTGGTACCACTAGACTCCAACGAATTAGTGGAATTCAACGAAACCGTGTTTAAGACAAACTTATACTTGTTCAGAAAGTTTATCACAAAGCAATTCAAGCCTGAAGATTGTTTCTACGTTTGCTCTTTGAGCAATTCCACAATTGTCTACAAAGGTCAATTAACTCCAAATCAAGTTTACAACTACTATCATGATTTAACGAATGCGCATTTCGAATCCCATATGGCTTTAGTCCATTCAAGATTTTCAACTAATACTTTCCCATCATGGGATAGAGCACAACCATTAAGGTGGGTGGCTCACAATGGTGAAATCAACACTTTAAGAGGTAATAAGAATTGGATGCGTTCTAGAGAAGGTGTTATGGTCTCTGAAACTTTCAAAGATAAATTGGATTCTTTGTATCCAATTATTGAAGAAGGTGGCTCTGATTCTGCTGCATTAGATAATGTCCTAGAACTTTTAACAATTAACGGCACTCTTTCATTACCTGAAGCTATCATGATGATGGTGCCTGAGGCTTATCACTCTGATATGGACTCAGACTTGAAGGCATGGTATGATTGGGCTGCTTGTCTAATGGAACCATGGGATGGCCCTGCTCTACTAACTTTTACAGATGGTAGATACTGTGGTGCCATTTTAGATAGAAATGGTCTGAGACCATGTCGTTACTATGTTACTTCCGATGATAGAGTTATCTGCGCCTCTGAAGTAGGTGTTATCCCAATTGACAACTCCTTGGTTCTTCAGAAAGGTAAGCTGAAACCTGGCGATGTTTTCCTAGTCGACACTCAACAAGGACAAATTGTCGATACAAAGAAACTTAAAAGTGATTTCTCCAAGAGAGAAGATTTCAAGTCTTGGTTATCTAAGGTTATCAAGTTGGAAGATTTACTTCAGAAGACAGAAAACTGTGAACCAGAGGATTTTGTGCTGAATGCTCCTTCACTGAAAGTTCAAAGTGATCCAAGATTACTAGCTCATGGCTACACTTTCGAACAATTTTCAATGCTACTTACTCCAATGGCACTAACAGGCAAAGAAGCTCTTGGTTCTATGGGTAATGATGCTCCATTAGCTTGCCTGAACCAAGATCCTGTTTTATTATATGAATATTTCAGACAATTATTCGCACAAGTGACAAATCCACCAATCGACCCTATTCGTGAAGCAAATGTTATGTCTTTAGATTGTTACGTTGGACCCCAAGGTAACTTACTAGAAATGCATCCATCCCAATGTGAACGTCTGTTATTGAAGTCCCCAATATTAAAATGGAATGAATTCAAAGctattcaaaatattgaaaaagtaAATCCTTCATGGAGTGTTGCTAATATAGATATAacatttgaaaaatctgAAGGTATTGAAGGCTATATCAATGCTGTCGAACGTATTACTAAAGATGCAAGTAttgcaattgaagaaggtaAGAAGATTCTTATTATATCCGATAGAAGAATGGGTGAACACCGTGTTGCATTGTCTTCATTACTAGCGGTTAGTTCGATACATCACCATTTGATTAGAAATAAACAGCGTACCGAAGTTGCATTAATTTTGGAGACTGGTGAAGCAAGAGAAATTCATCACTTCTGTGTTTTACTTGGTTATGGTTGTGATGGTATTTTCCCTTACTTAGCAATGGAAACACTAATCAGAATGAACAGAGAAGGTTTAGTACGTAATGTTAACAATGACGACCATGATCTTACTGATCAAGAACTGGTCGAGAACTATAAACATGCCATCGATAGTGGTATCTTGAAAGTTATGTCTAAAATGGGTATTTCCACTTTGGCATCATACAAAGGTGCccaaatttttgaagctCTTGGTATTGATTCATCCGTTATTGACTTATGCTTTACTGgtacttcttcaagaattAAGGGTGTAACCTTTGAGTATATTGCACAAGATGCCTTCTCCTTTCACGAAAAGGGTTATCCATCAAGAATGACAATCACTAGATCTGTCAATTTACCTGAAACTGGTGAATATCACTGGAGAGATGGTGGATACAAGCATGTTAATGATCCAACAGCCATTGCTGCACTACAGGACTCTGTAAGACACAAGAATGACGATGCTTGGAGTTTATATGTCAAGAAGGAAATGGAAGCAATTAAGGACTGTACTTTAAGAGGGTTGCTTGAACTggattttgaaaattctACACCTATTCCTATCGAACAAGTTGAACCATGGACTGAAATTGCTAGAAGGTTTGCGTCAGGTGCTATGTCTTATGGTTCTATTTCCATGGAAGCGCATTCAACACTAGCAATCGCCATGAACCGTCTCGGTGCCAAATCTAACTgtggtgaaggtggtgaaGATGCAGAACGTTCATTGGTTCATCCAAATGGTGACACCATGAGATCAGCAATTAAGCAAGTTGCTTCAGCTAGATTCGGTGTTACTTCTCATTATCTTTCTGATGCTGACGAAATTCAAATTAAAATTGCACAAGGTGCCAAGcctggtgaaggtggtgaaTTACCAGCTCATAAAGTATCTAAAAGCATTGCCAAGACTAGACACTCCACCCCAAATGTTGGTTTGATATCTCCACCTCCACATCACGATATTTACTCTATTGAAgatttgaaacaattgGTGTACGATCTGAAATGTGCTAATCCAAGAGCCGGCGTATCAGTGAAATTAGTTTCTGAAGTCGGTGTTGGTATTGTGGCATCAGGTGTAGCTAAAGCAAAGGCTGACCACATCTTAATTTCAGGTCATGATGGTGGTACTGGTGCCTCTAGATGGACCAGTATTAAGTATGCCGGTTTACCTTGGGAATTAGGTCTAGCTGAAACTCATCAGACCCTAGTGTTGAATGATTTGAGACGTAATGTTGTTGTCCAAACAGATGGTCAATTAAGGACAGGTTTTGAcattgctgttgctgtatTGTTAGGTGCTGAATCATTTACACTAGCTACAATTCCATTGATTGTTATGGGTTGTGTCATGCTAAGAAGATGTCATACCAACACATGTGCAGTTGGTATTGCTACTCAAGACCCTTACTTAAGAAGCAAGTTCAAAGGTCAACCAGAACATGTTATCAACTTTTTCTACTATCTAATTCAAGACTTAAGACAAATCATGGCCAGATTGGGCTTCAGaacaattgatgaaatggTTGGTCACTCCGAAAAattaagaagaagagcGGATGCTAATCCAAAGGTGATAAATATTGACTTGACACCAATTTTAACACCAGCTCATACTATTCGACCTGGTGTTGCTACAAGATTCACCAAGAAACAAGACCATAAACTTCATACACGTTTGGATAACAAACTAATTGATGAGGCCGAAGTTACTTTAGATAAAGGTCTACCTGTTAATATTGATGCCAACATCGTTAACACTGACCGTGCCCTAGGTTCGACACTTTCTTACCGTGTATCTAAGAGATTTGGTGAGAATGGTCTCCCAAGGGATACCATTGTCGCAAATATCAATGGTTCTGCTGGCCAATCATTTGGTGCATTTTTGGCTTCAGGTATCACATTTATCCTTGACGGTGATGCTAACGATTATGTTGGTAAGGGTTTATCAGGTggtattattgttgttagACCTCCAAAGAATTCCAAGTTTAAGAGTGATGAGAATGTTATCGTTGGTAATACATGTTTCTATGGAGCTACTTCAGGTACCGCATTCATTGCTGGTAGTGCAGGTGAACGTTTCGCTGTTAGAAACTCTGGTGCCACAATTGTAGTGGAAAGAGTTAAAGGTAATAACGCATTTGAATATATGACAGGCGGTAGAGCCTTAGTTCTTTCTCAATTAGAATCCATTAATGCCTTCTCGGGTGCAACTGGTGGTATTGCTTATTGTTTGACATCTGATTATGATGCATTCCTATCTAAGAtaaacaaagaaacaatCGAACTTGAACATTTAGAGGACCCTGTTGAAATTGCTTATGTCAAGAACTTGATTCAAGAACATTACAACTTTACGAAGTCCGAATTAGCATCCAATATTTTAGGCAACTTCAACCATTActtgaaaaaatttgttaaaGTTATTCCAAGTGATTACAAGAAGGTGTTACTAAAGGAAGCCGAAGAAAAagcaaaggaaaaagaaaatgcaaCAGCTGAATATCTAAAGAAGCTAGGTTCTCCTGCAGAACCTGGTTTGGATGCTACAAATGGAGAGGTTGCAAAAATGCAGGCAGCCAAGCGCCAAGCTATTTCCCGTGCTGTGATTTCCAACAAGTCCACATTACATGAACCTAAGGTGTTAGACTTGGAGGAAGCTGTTCCTGATGCTAAGCAAATGGAGAAAAATGCTGAAAAGGTTGTAAAGATGAATGGTTTTATGAAATACAATGTTCGCCACGAAGGACATAGAGATCCTGCCACTAGAACAAAAGATTGGAAGGAATTCACAAAGCCTGTCTCCAAGCGTGACGCAAAATACCAAACTGCTAGATGTATGGATTGTGGTACTCCATTTTGTCAATCTGATACTGGTTGTcctttatcaaatattattcCAAAGTTCAATGAACTTGTTTTCAAGAACCAATGGAAGCTTGCTCTAGACAAGTTGTTAGAAACCAACAATTTCCCAGAATTTACAGGTAGAGTTTGTCCTGCCCCATGTGAAGGTGCTTGCACCCTGGGAATCATTGAAGATCCAGTTGGTATCAAATCTATTGAAAGAATCATTATTGATAATGGTTTCAAGGAAGGTTGGATTATTCCAACTCCTCCTTCCACGAGGACTGGTCGTCGCGTTGCAATTATTGGTTCCGGCCCTGCAGGTATGGCTTGTGCTGACATGTTAAACAGAGCAGGCCATTCAGTGACTGTGTTTGAGAGAGCTGATCGCTGTGGTGGTTTACTGATGTACGGTATTCCAAATATGAAACTGGATAAATCTATTGTTCAACGTAGACTAGATTTACTCTCAGCTGAAGGTATTGAATTCGTTACCAACACAGAGATAGGTAAAGATATCACCGTTGATGAACTGAAGAGTAACTACGACTCTGTTGTGTATGCAATTGGTTCAACTATTCCAAGAGATTTGCCAATAAAAGGTCGTGAATTGAAGAATATTGATTACGCAATGAACCTCCTTACTGAAAATACAAAGGCATTATTATCAAACGATCTTGAGACTATCAGGAAGCAGATTGAAGGTAAGAGAGTTCTCGtcattggtggtggtgacaCAGGTAATGACTGTTTGGGTACCTCTGTTAGACATGGCGCTAAATCTGTTGTTAATTTTGAACTGCTACCACAACCACCAAACGAGCGTGCCAAGGATAACCCATGGCCACAATGGCCACGTATAATGCGTGTAGACTATGGTCATGCTGAAGTTAAGGAACATTACGGTAGAGATCCTCGAGAATACTGTATCTTATCTAAGGAGTTCATTGGTGATGAAGAGGGTAATGTTACAGGTATTAAAACTGCACGTGTTGAATGGAAGAAATCACAAAGTGGTGTTTGGCAGATGGTTGAAGTCCCTAACAGTGAGGAACTGTATGAAGCTGATATTGTGTTACTATCTATGGGTTTCGTTGGACCAGAATTACTGAACAACGATACTAACATCAAGAAGACTAGAAGAGGTACAATTGAAACACTATCACATTCATCATACAATATTGACGGCGGTAAAATGTTTGCTGCTGGTGATTGTAGAAGAGGTCAGTCATTGATTGTCTGGGCCATTCAAGAAGGTCGTAAGTGTGCTGCCGCTGTTGACGAATTTTTAATGGGCGATACTTACCTCCCAGGTAGCGGTGGTATTGTGAAACGTGATTACAGGTTATTAGAGGAACTAGCTGCCACAGTATGA
- the SFA1 gene encoding bifunctional alcohol dehydrogenase/S-(hydroxymethyl)glutathione dehydrogenase (CAGL0L01111g~Ortholog(s) have cytosol, nucleus localization), protein MTEGKPIECLAAVAYEAGKPQVVEQIVVDPPKAHEVRIKIVNTAVCHTDAYTLSGADPEGLFPCVLGHEGAGIVESVGDGVTNVKPGDHVIALYTAECQKCKFCLSGKTNLCGAVRATQGKGVMPDGTSRFHNKKGESLYHFMGCSTFSEYTVVADVSVVAIDQTAPLESVCLLGCGVTTGYGAAVKTANVQKGDTVAVFGCGTVGLSVLQGAHQRGASRIIAIDTNDQKKDFCTQFGATDFINPTKDLKENETIVAKLIEMTDGGLDHTFDCTGNVNVMRSALEACHKGWGQSVIIGVAAAGQEISTRPFQLVTGRVWKGSAFGGVKGRSEMAGLIEQYKKGELKVDEFITHRRSFNEINEAFDDLHNGLCLRTVLSFSK, encoded by the coding sequence ATGACTGAAGGTAAGCCAATTGAATGTCTAGCTGCTGTTGCTTATGAAGCTGGTAAACCACAAGTGGTCGAACAGATCGTTGTTGATCCACCAAAGGCTCATGAAGTCCGTATCAAAATTGTCAACACCGCAGTGTGCCACACAGATGCTTACACATTGTCCGGTGCCGACCCTGAGGGTTTGTTCCCTTGTGTCCTAGGTCATGAAGGTGCTGGTATTGTTGAATCTGTTGGTGATGGTGTTACCAATGTGAAGCCTGGTGACCATGTCATTGCTCTTTACACTGCTGAGTGTCAGAAGTGTAAGTTCTGCTTGAGTGGTAAGACCAACTTGTGTGGTGCTGTTAGAGCTACTCAAGGTAAAGGTGTCATGCCAGATGGTACTTCTAGATTCCACAACAAGAAGGGTGAGTCCCTGTACCACTTTATGGGATGTTCTACTTTTTCTGAATATACTGTTGTCGCCGATGTAAGTGTTGTAGCAATTGACCAAACTGCTCCATTAGAAAGTGTATGTTTGTTGGGTTGTGGTGTTACCACTGGTTATGGTGCTGCTGTTAAGACCGCTAATGTTCAAAAGGGCGACACTGTTGCGGTTTTCGGTTGTGGTACTGTCGGTTTGTCTGTTCTGCAAGGTGCTCATCAAAGAGGGGCTTCTCGTATTATTGCAATCGACACTAATGATCAGAAGAAGGATTTCTGTACCCAATTTGGTGCCACTGATTTCATTAATCCAACTAAGGACTTGAAAGAGAATGAAACTATTGTTGCCAAACTAATTGAAATGACAGATGGTGGTCTAGATCACACTTTTGACTGTACAGGTAATGTTAATGTTATGAGAAGCGCACTGGAAGCTTGTCACAAGGGCTGGGGTCAATCTGTTATCATTGGTGTCGCGGCTGCTGGTCAAGAAATCTCTACTAGACCTTTCCAATTGGTTACTGGTAGAGTTTGGAAGGGTTCTGCCTTTGGTGGTGTCAAGGGTAGATCTGAAATGGCCGGTTTAATCGAACAATACAAGAAGGGTGAATTGAAGGTTGATGAGTTCATTACACACAGAAGATCATTTAATGAAATCAATGAGGCATTTGACGACTTGCACAATGGTTTGTGTTTAAGAACCGTTCTATCTTTCTCAAAGTAA
- the PAR32 gene encoding Par32p (CAGL0L01067g~Ortholog(s) have cytoplasm localization), with protein sequence MTEKYRISTGRGGAGNIHASDSRASPKLIKQGSQTPSILQPVYSTGRGGAGNMRRNTDPKLTRRAQDVDSMSEDLIDIDELMDHEDYIEPVNPVGALQADDNETAVDTSIGGRKQSRSHTSRSRSRSRSKSRLSKTLSATKSNTKHKPQEKVIIGRGGAGNIISPKSSNPKAKHMHSKNQNNKDKDKTKKKKGFLSSITSMFSST encoded by the coding sequence ATGACTGAAAAATATCGTATATCAACTGGCCGTGGTGGTGCAGGAAATATACACGCCAGTGACAGCAGGGCATCTCCAAAGCTAATTAAACAAGGTTCTCAGACTCCTAGTATCTTACAACCTGTCTATAGTACTGGTAGAGGTGGTGCTGGTAATATGAGGAGGAATACAGACCCTAAACTGACAAGGAGGGCACAGGATGTTGATTCTATGAGTGAGGATTTGATcgatattgatgaattaATGGACCATGAGGATTATATAGAGCCGGTTAACCCTGTTGGTGCTCTCCAAGCAGATGATAACGAAACAGCAGTAGACACTAGCATTGGTGGTAGAAAGCAATCAAGATCACACACATCAAGGTCTAGGTCAAGATCAAGGTCAAAATCCAGGCTTTCAAAGACCCTGAGTGCAACAAAGTCAAACACCAAACACAAACCTCAAGAAAAGGTTATAATCGGTCGTGGAGGTGCTGGGAATATAATATCACCTAAAAGCAGTAACCCTAAAGCCAAGCATATGCACTccaaaaatcaaaataataaagacaAAGACAAgactaaaaagaaaaaaggatTCCTGTCGTCAATAACCAGTATGTTCTCTTCCACCTAA
- the TCA17 gene encoding Tca17p (CAGL0L01155g~Ortholog(s) have role in cellular protein complex assembly, early endosome to Golgi transport and TRAPPII protein complex, clathrin-coated vesicle, cytosol localization), with translation MTPKVEPCFISIISETNSPIITYCPPRYRTEMEHILKSNVLANISLDYFESNLYKWKQTSDGDVTIKNLFQIEEVSVFGMLVLSTNLKIVLGFPVDNSFDDIEIKRIFDGIRKVYTRVKCNPFITVNIENQEEEVSRLLEEKLNEIFT, from the coding sequence ATGACACCCAAAGTCGAGCCATGCTTCATTTCCATAATATCTGAAACTAACTCACCAATTATTACTTATTGCCCTCCTCGATACAGAACTGAAATGGAACATATTCTAAAATCCAATGTTTTGGCAAACATATCGTTAGATTATTTTGAGAGTAATCTTTATAAATGGAAACAAACTTCAGACGGGGATGTAACTATCAAGAACTTATTTCAAATAGAAGAAGTAAGTGTCTTTGGTATGCTGGTATTATCTACAAATCTAAAAATAGTACTTGGCTTTCCAGTTGACAActcatttgatgatattgaaataaaGCGCATTTTTGATGGTATTAGGAAAGTTTATACAAGAGTCAAATGCAATCCTTTCATCACCgtaaatattgaaaatcaAGAGGAAGAGGTTTCTAGATTATTGGAGGAAAAGTTAAATGAAATATTCACTTAG
- the FRD1 gene encoding fumarate reductase (CAGL0L01177g~Putative soluble fumarate reductase), producing the protein MATVIVGTGLAGLTCANQLLELGKSPVILLDKTGTIGGNSTKASSGINGAHTRTQEAQNIQDNPELFYQDTVKSSKGRGVTDLMDKLANDSHLAIQWLQEEFGLSLDLLAQLGGHSVARTHRSSGKLPPGFEIVSTLSKRLKEIAEKEPEKCKIILNANVVDVNINNEKAITGVIYKDGEGKEIQLDANNVVFCSGGFGFSKDMLKKYAPETVDLPTTNGPQTTGDGQRILEKIGADMIDMDQIQVHPTGFIDPEDPSAGSKFLAAEALRGLGGILLNPSTGKRFVNELSTRDAVTNAIQTHCPKEKNTALLVMGEGIYEKCKVNLDFYMFKKLVNKITIAELVKKYEVPVDAKEVASEINSYNVSSSDSFGRTLVIQNFGENVTQDTTVFVGEVTPVVHFTMGGAKINTSSEVVGKDGQVVANGLYAAGEVSGGVHGANRLGGSSLLECVVFGRTAAKTIASKN; encoded by the coding sequence ATGGCAACTGTAATTGTTGGTACTGGTTTAGCCGGCCTTACCTGTGCTAATCAGCTTCTAGAACTTGGAAAATCTCCAGTTATTCTGTTAGACAAGACTGGTACCATTGGTGGTAATTCTACCAAGGCTTCTAGTGGTATTAATGGTGCTCATACTAGGACTCAAGAGGCCCAAAACATCCAGGACAACCCAGAACTCTTTTACCAGGACACTGTTAAATCAAGCAAAGGTAGAGGGGTTACTGATCTAATGGATAAACTGGCAAATGATTCCCATCTTGCTATTCAGTGGTTACAAGAAGAATTTGGCCTTTCTCTGGACTTGCTTGCACAGTTGGGCGGCCATAGTGTAGCAAGAACCCATAGATCTTCCGGTAAACTACCACCTGGTTTTGAGATTGTTTCAACTTTATCTAAAAGATTAAAGGAGATAGCAGAAAAGGAACCTGAAAAATGCAAGATTATCCTAAATGCTAACGTTGTAGACGTTAATATTAACAATGAAAAGGCTATTACTGGCGTAATCTACAAGGATggagaaggaaaagaaattcaatTGGATGCAAACAATGTAGTATTCTGTTCAGGTGGTTTTGGATTTTCAAAAGATATGCTGAAGAAGTACGCACCTGAAACCGTTGATCTACCAACCACCAATGGCCCACAAACAACTGGTGATGGCCAAAGAATCCTAGAAAAAATTGGTGCAGATATGATTGATATGGACCAAATTCAAGTTCACCCAACTGGGTTCATCGACCCTGAGGATCCATCAGCCGGATCTAAATTTTTAGCAGCCGAAGCCCTTAGAGGACTTGGTGGTATATTGTTGAATCCATCTACTGGTAAGAGATTTGTGAATGAATTATCTACAAGAGATGCAGTAACCAATGCAATCCAAACACACTGTCCAAAGGAGAAGAATACTGCCTTATTAGTTATGGGAGAAGGCATATACGAGAAATGTAAGGTCAATCTTGATTTCTATATGTTCAAAAAACTTGTTAACAAGATCACTATTGCAGAACTAGTTAAGAAGTACGAAGTACCAGTTGATGCCAAAGAAGTTGCAAGTGAGATTAATAGTTACAATGTATCGTCTTCCGACTCATTTGGCCGTACATTAGTCATTCAAAACTTTGGTGAGAATGTAACTCAGGACACTACCGTATTTGTTGGTGAAGTTACACCTGTAGTCCACTTCACAATGGGTGGTGCAAAAATTAACACAAGTTCTGAAGTTGTTGGAAAGGATGGTCAAGTAGTGGCTAATGGCCTATATGCAGCCGGTGAAGTTTCCGGTGGTGTTCATGGTGCAAATAGACTAGGGGGATCCAGTTTGCTAGAGTGTGTTGTATTTGGTAGAACTGCTGCGAAGACAATCGCCTCCAAAAACTAG